The stretch of DNA TAGCTCGTGAGCTAGGAGAAAAATACCAAATTCGTTATATGTGTACAGATGGGTATGAGGTCTATTGTCATTATAAAATTGCTCAAATACATCTGCAGACAAAGTCTGAAACTTGTTTGGTTGAGAGCTTCAATTCCTCCTTAAGGGATATGCTTGCTAGATTAAATCGCAAGACTAAACGCTTTAGCAAGTGTTCTGAAATGCTAAGATTATCCCTTGTTTTATTTTTTAACAAAGCTTTAGCTCTTTCTATCTATTTATGAACACTCCCGAAGCTTTGTTGGGCATAATACAAAACAACATATAATTAGTATTTTAAAAAATTTTTCCCTTAAATGATGCATTTCTTGCCTTCCTGACAACCATCTCTGATTGGATGATAACCATTATTATGGATATAGCAAGAAAAAATATTGCCAGAAATGTGATACTTAAAGGAAAAAGCATAGATGCATGTATCTTGGGGCCGTTAAATGTAAGGACGCTGCTTTTTTGATGCAACGTTGCCCACAAATCAACAGAGAACTTTATAATGGGCAAGTCTAACAGCCCGAAGATCGCAAGGACTGCCGACACTTTGGCGGCTCTGAGTTCATTTTGAAATGAATGCCTCATCATAAAATATAGTAGTTCGAAGCAAAATAATATAAGCATTGATGTCAATCTTGCATCCCAAATCCACCAAGTACCCCATGCTGGTTTACCCCATATTGCACCGGTTAGAAGTGTGCATATAGTCAGATATATACTCACATACGCAGAGGATTTGGCAGTAATATCATAAACTGGATTTCTGAAGATTAAGAACAGCAATGAGAATGCCCCTAAAAAGAAATAAAATGCCACAGCAAGCCATGCAGAGGGTACGTGCAAATATAATATTTTAACTAAACTTCCCTGCAAATAATCATCTGGAGAATCAAAGAAGATTATATATAAAGCATATGCGAATAAAATAGAGGATAATCCAAATGTTATAACAAGTGTTTTAAGGAAATGTTTATTAAAGAATTTAAGCATATTTGAGCCTAATCACTACCACCACTCAATTGGTTCACATAAATTGCAAGTTGCCTAATTGTTGGATCTGATAATTTCCCTTGCCAGTACGGCATCACTCCAGCCCTGCCATTGTAAATAACGTCATAAATAGTGTTGTAATCTTTACCGTAAAGCCAAATAGCGTCACGTAAATTGGGGGCCCCAAATTCCTTTAAACCTGATGCATCCGCACCGTGGCACGAAGAGCAGTTTTGTTGGAACAGCGCGTTTGCATCGTCATCGGAATAAGAATTGTTGTTTAAATTCATAACATATTTTGTTAGGCTGTCTATTTGTTTTGGTGTTAAAATTTTATCCTTGCCAAATGCTGCCATTGCAGAATCTCTTGTATCGTCGTGATTGGAACGTATTCCGTACTTGATCGTTGTGTATATATCATCAATTTCCCCACCCCACATCCATGCACCTGAAGCAAGGCTTGGGTAGCCAATATTGCCACCTCCTCCAGCTCCATGGCAAACTACACAGTTGTTTTCAAATGCAGATTTTCCACCTGCCATAGCAAACTTTGTTAGCTTCTTGTCTTTCAATACCTCCTCAAAACTACTTTTGTTAAATTGTTCCTGATATTTAAATCGTACCTTTTCTAAGTCTTTCAGTTTTTCATCAACTTCTCCACCAGATGACCAGCCTAAAATACCGCCACTATTGGGTACAGGCCACGCTGGGTATAAAAGCCAGTATCCAAGTGCAAAAAACAAAGATCCGTAAAAGAATAGCCTCAACCAGAAAGGGTCAGGTGTGTCATACTCTTTGATACCATCCCATTCATGGCCAGTTGTTTTAGTTTCTTCTTTTTCCTCTTTTCTCACTTTTTTGCCTCATCTTTGTTAATTGGAATTCTACTTAGTTTCTCATATAGTTTCTTTGATTTTGGGCGATATAACCAACCCAAAAGAACCACTATACTAAAACTTAAAAAAATCAGTGTTCCAATTTTTATGTATAGAATTTCACGCATGGTATGTGTATGGTTAATTTTTATTTATTGCTGGTTATTTCAATTTTGTTACCAAGTCCCTGTAAATACGCCACTAATGCATCCATCTCGGTGATTTCATCCGTTTTTCTGTTAAATTTTCTAATAGAAACTTTATCGCTGTATCTTTTTTGAAAATCCGCAAGTGCTTCTGCATCTTGATTTATTCCCAATTGTACTTGTATGTCGACCTCGCTGGCATCTATATCCTTATCACTATATGGGACACCTATCAACTTTAAAGTCGACATCTTTTCTTTTAGATTGCTTGTATTGAGCTTTTTTGTCAATAAAAATGGATACGATGGCATTATCGATTCTGGCACCAGGCTTCGTGGATTGAATAAGTGCTCTGTATGCCAATCATCCGAGTATTTCTCCCCAACTCTTGCCAAATCTGGCCCCGTCCTTTTTGACCCCCAAGTGAATGGAAAGTCATACATACTTTCAGCTGCCAAGGAATAATGACCATATCTTTCTACTTCATCGCTTAAACGTCTGATTTGTTGGCTATGACAGCCATAGCACCCCTCTCTTTTGTAGATGAAAAACCCCTGAAGCTCAAGGGGGGTATAAGGTCTTAACTTCTGGGTTTCTTGGGCCTCTACTTCTTTTTTAAATAACGGGAAGATTTGTATAATCGCCCCTATTGAGGTAACAAAAATCGTTAAAACTAACAGTATGAATATACTCTTTTCTATTTTGCTATGAAAGCCATTCATAATTTCACTCCTTCGTCCTGTATATTGTCATATAAGTATTGTATATCATAACAAAAGTTCCAGACCAAAAAAATAAACCACCTATTGCGCGTATCAAGTAAAATGGTGCCAGAGCTTTGACTACCTCAATAAACGAATATTGCAAAAAGCCCATATCATCATAGCTTCTCCACATTAATCCTTGGGCAATCCCAGCAGTCCACATGGATGTTATATACAAAACAATCCCTATTGTTGATAGCCATAGGTGTATGCTGATTAATTTTACAGAATACATTTCTTTCTTCCCCCATAAATCTGGTATCATATGATACAGAGCGCCAAAACTAATCAATGCAACCCATCCTAAAGCACCGGAATGCACGTGGCTTACAGTCCACTCTGTGTAATGGCTCAGGGCATTTACAGATTTTATGGACATCACCGGTCCTTCAAAAGTACTCATTCCATAAAAAGCAACCGCTATTATCAAAAATCTTAAGACTGGGTCCTCGCGCAACTTATGCCAGGCACCTGATAGTGTCATAATCCCATTCACCATCCCTCCCCAAGATGGTATCCAAAGAATGATAGACATTGTCATTCCTAAAGTCTGTACCCAATCTGGTAAAGATGTATAATGTAAATGGTGGGGGCCAGCCCAGATGTATAAGAATAACAATGCCCAAAAATGCAATATTGACAAGCGGTATGAGTAGACAGGTCTATTTGCTCTTTTGGGAACGAAGTAATACATAATTCCTATGAATCCAGCAGTCAACCAGAACCCCACAGCATTATGACCGTACCACCACTGAATCATAGCTGATTGTACTCCCGAAAAATATGAGACACTTTCGCTACTTGTAATTGAGACGGGAATACTTATGTTATTTCCTAAGTGCAGTACTGCAACAACTATAATAAATGCTAGAAAAAACCAATTTGCTACGTAAATATGAGGCTCTTTTCTGTTTTTTAATGTCATGATAAAAACAAACAGATAGCTCACCCATACAATTGTTAATAGAATATCGGCGTACCATTCAGGCTCTGCGTACTCTTTCCCCTGTGTAATCCCCATTACATAGCCAGAAGCGGCTAACAATATGAAGAGTTGATATGCATAAAAAATAAAGGTAACTAATTTTGGAGCATAGATTTTAGTTTGACTTGTTCTTTGGACAACATAAAGAGAGGTAGCAAGTAAAACATTGCCGCCAAATGCAAAAATAACGCCGCTAGTATGAACTGGCCTCAGCCTTCCAAACGTAGTCCACTCTATACCAAAATTGAGCTCTGGGTAAAATAACTGGAATGCTATAAACACACCGGCACCCATTCCAACAACCCCCCAAAACAATGAAGCCAATGTAAAAAGCTTTAAGTTTTTGTAGTCATAATCTACCGAACTCATCACATATTAAAAAATTGATTGTCAAAACCGGTAACAGGCTAGCATAAATTAGGTTCACAATCAATAGAGGTGATTACAAATGGCTCAAAAATTCATAAAAGCATTTCTTCCATCAGAGTTTATGATTGACAAATTTTCATCAAGTATACTTTACATCTTGCGATACTACTGAACCAGAAGTATCAGACCTACTACTAGGAATTGAGGAAGTGCCAAAATCACTGGATTTGTTAATGTCTGAACTTCTGTTAATTTCTTTTCCAACAAGTAGCCCCTGAATTTCCTCCCCTGTTAGGGTTTCATACTTTATAAGCTGCTTAGCTAAATTGTGCAACTTATCCTTGTTTTTTGTGACAATATCCTGAGCAGTACTATAGGCATGTGTTAACAACTTGTTAATTTCATGATCAACTTTTTCGGCAAGTTGATCTGATATTCCACTTTCTTTACCTGCGCTGTACCCTAAGAATACCTCTTCTTTGTCGTTTCCTATCATAATTGGGCCAATTTCATCACTCAGACCCCATTTTGTCACCATATTTCTAGCAATCTCCGTTGCGACTTTAATGTCATTGGATGCTCCCGTCGTAACTTTTTCCTTACCAAATATCACCTCTTCAGCGACTCTGCCACCCATTAAAATTGCTAATTTGGTCTCAAGCCGTTGTTTACTGTAAGACAGCCTATCTCCTTCTGGTAATTGCATCACCATACCTAAAGCCCTCCCACGCGGTATAATCGTGGCTTTATGGATAGGGTCAGATTCAGGCATAGAAAGCCCAATTAAAGCATGCCCGCCTTCGTGATACGCAGTGATCTCTTTCTCCGTTTCTGACATCACCATCGATCTTCTTTCTGCTCCCATCATCACCTTATCTTTCGCGTGCTCTAATTCTTCCATCGTCACGACGTTTCTGTCTAAACGTGCGGCTGCAAGGGCTGCTTCATTAATTAGATTGGCAAGGTCTGCGCCGGAAAAACCAGGTGTTCCACGGGCAATGATACTGACATTGACGTCAGGAGCAGTTGGAACATTTTTTATATGAACTTGCAAAATCTGTTCCCTACCTCTCACATCTGGTATCGGTACTGTAATTTGCCTGTCAAACCTACCTGGTCTTAAAAGTGCTGGATCTAACACGTCCGGTCTATTTGTGGCTGCCACCACGATTATCCCCTGATTATCGGCGAATCCATCCATCTCAACTAACAATTGGTTCAAAGTTTGCTCACGCTCGTCATTTCCTCCGCCCAATCCAGCTCCTCTATGTCTACCAACTGCATCAATTTCATCAATAAAAACTATGCAAGGAGCATGTTTTTTGGCCTGAACAAACATATCTCTAACTCTGCTTGCTCCAACTCCAACAAACATTTCAACGAAATCTGAGCCAGAAATAGTAAAGAATGGAACTCCAGCTTCGCCAGCAACCGCCTTTGCAAGTAAGGTTTTTCCGGTGCCTGGAGAACCAATCAGCAAGCATCCTTTTGGGATTTTACCTCCTAATTTGCTGAATTTTGCCGGATTTTTCAAGAAATCCACCACTTCTTTTAATTCCTCCTTTGCTTCGTCAACCCCTGCCACATCGGCAAAAGTGATTTTTTTGCCGTGATCTTGCGTTAATTTGGCTTTAGATTTTCCAAACCCCATAGCTTTTTCTCCAGGGTTCTGCATACTTTTCATAAAGTACATCCACACTCCCACTAACAGAAGTACTGGAAACCAAGAAAACAACACGCCCACTATGCTGCCTAATGTGGATTCTAGCGGCATTATGTTTATCTTTACGTCATTGCTTCTCAGATCATCTACCAGCTGAGAGTATTCTTTCGGTGCTAAGGTTACAAAAGACTCTCCGCTGTAAAATATACCATCTATGTTATTGCCGCGTATATTTACCTCTTTGACTTCTTTATTAGCAACTTTATTTAAAAAGTCAGAAAAAATTAACTTTTTACCTGTAACTCCAACCACATCGATTAGGCTATACACCATAATAATAACAAAAACTACGCCAATCCACTTGGTTATGTTGCTGTTGAAGTTATTTTTAAAATCTTTCATAAAACTATTGAAATTTACTTTTTACCTTTACCTTACGATATGGAATGCTACCACATATCAAAATTTTTATCATTAATAATTTATATTTAAGATATTCTCACCAAATGCTCTCCTTTTTTTGTGAAATATAAATTTATAATTTCTGCAGATATTTCTTCTATTGCTTTTGATGTTACATCGATGACAGGAATGTTATGGTGCCGAAAAATTTTATTTGCATACTTCAGTTCTTCTTTTGCAACCAAAGCATCTGTATACTCATTATTACAATGTTTTATATCTTTTGAGATAAGCCTAAACTGCCTAATCTGGATTAGTCTGTCTACACTAATTGTAAGCCCAACTACCAAAGGATTATTGATCTGAGACAGATTGTAATCAATACCATTTATGACTGGCCAATTTGCCACTTTATATCCTCTTTGAGCCAAATACAATGATGTGGGTGATTTAGATGTTCTAGAAACACCCATTATCAATATATCTGCCTCATTAAAATTTTGGCTTAGTTGTCCGTCATCGTGATTTACTGTGAAGTTGATCGCTTCTATTTTTTTAAAATAGCTTTCATCATCAAAAATTTCCTTCTCTGGATTTTTCTTGGATGCTGCAATTCCACAGTAGCTTGATATTTCAGAAATAATATTCCCGATGGGAGAAATACACTTGGTGTTTGTTTCTTGACAACGTGCTTTTAGGTAGTCTCTTAAATCTTTGTTTATTATCGTATATATTACCAACCCGGGTTTTTTCTTAATGCTTTCTATCAGTTGATTGATTTGCGATTTTACGCGTACCAAAGGCCACATATATTCTTTGATCTCGATGTTCTCAAACTGTGATGTTGCAGCTTTAGAAACTGCGATCACGGTCTCTCCAGAAGAGTCTGAAACCATGTATAAGTTTAAAGTTGGTTGCTGCATTTTTTTATTTTTCTGTGTTAGTAAGATTTAGTAAAAGAATTTAATATTTCAAGGGCTGGTTTGAAATTTTAGGAACGCCTTATAATCCTCGCTTGAGGGGGTAAATTATTGTCTTTGCACCCTATAATTTAGTGGGGCCTCGCTCTTCTCAGAGCATCTATAAGGATTAATATCAACCCCGCCTCTTCTCGTATATCTTGCGTATACCTCTAAGTACTCAGGTTTGCAGGTGTGATAAATGTCCATGTATATTTTTTCAATACATTGTTCATGGAACTCATTTAAACCTCTTAGGGAAATTATATAATTTAGCAAACTCGCATAATTTATTTTATTCCCCGAGTAAGTCAACATTAATGTCCCCCAATCTGGCTGCATTGTGACTGGACAATTAGATTTTAGCAGGTTTGTAAATAACTTTTCTTTAAACACTCTGGTTCCCTCTATGGCTGCTAGCTTTTTATTCTCCACTGCGTTTGAGTAAAAATCATCTATACTGACCCCAGGCGGAGTCATATAAGTTACTTTTGTTTCCAAAGGAATCAGTTTCACTTGTACATCGGTGTTCAACTTATCAGACATATCCTTTTGAATGGTGTCCTTAACATGCTGCGGAGAAGTGAAAACAGTTCCGTTAAAGGAATTTAGGTATAATTTGAGTGACTTAGATTCAATTATAAACTCAGATTGAGCAGAATAGATAATTTCGGCCATACTAACCTCAGGCCTTCCATCGCTTCTGAGCCAAGAGATTTCATACGCATTCCACACATCATGTCCAAAAACAGGGGTGTTGGCTGACATTCCCAATTCGTTTCTTTTAAGCGTTCTTGATATAGGGAATAATAAGCTGTTATCATACAATTCTGTATATTCTGATTTTTTCCCTAAAAATGTACCTCTATATGACGTCATAGTGCCAAGTATGTATAAGAATCAGTATATTTTATAGGGTCTCTTAACCCTATGTCTGTAAAGGCATTGATCCTTAACTGGCATGCATCACACTGACCACAAGCAACTCCCTCAATATTTGGGTTATAACATGAAGAGGTAAGTGAGTAGTCAACTCCTAATCTCAAGCCCTCTTGTATAATCTGCGCCTTGTTTAGCTGCAAGAGTGGGGCATGGATTTTTATCACAGCACCACCTCTTTGCGTAGATCTGGCTAATGCTAAATTAGCCATTCGGTTGTAAGCTTCTATATATGCCGGTCTGCAGTCGGGATAACCACTGTAATCTAATATGTTAGCGCCGATAAATATATCGTCAGCAGGCAATACTTCCGCATAAGCAAGAGAATATGACAGAAATATAGTGTTCCTAGCGGGCACATATGTGCTGGTAATGCCGCTTAATATCTCTTCTTGAGTCCTGTTGATTGGCACTTTAATGTCGTCAGTAAGAGCTGAATTTCCAAATGTCTTTAAATCTATTGTTATGATCTTGTGCTGTGCTTCTGGCGCAATTAAAGCCTTTACCTTTTTCGCTGCCTCCAACTCCACAACTTGCTTCTGGCCATAATCAAAACTTATGCAACATGGTTCATACCCTCTTTCTTTCACTATGGCTAATGTTGTTGAAGAGTCAAGGCCTCCACTTAATAACACAACTGCTTTTTTCATATCTTTTTCTCTCTTAAATGTGTTAATCCTATCAAATTTCCTTTTTCAAGCAACTCCAAAAACGCTCCTCCTCCCGTGGAGATATAGGAGAAATCAGACTTTAACCCTGACATCTTTGCAACTGCAGCTGCATCTCCCCCGCCAATGATGCTGATTAAACCATCTATTTTTGTCAAATATGCTATTGCTCTCGCAATATATAAGCTGCTGACAGCATATTGAGGCTCTTCATAAAACCCTATTGGTCCATTCCATACGACCACCTTAGAAGATTTGAGAATATTGTGTATTTTTTCGCAACTATTTGGCCCAATATCAAGTACACAATCATCACCAGAGATGTCTGCCAATTGCTTAATGAAAAGCTTATTGGCGCTATTTTTCCCCACAAAATCTGTTGGTAACACTATCTTATCTTGGTACTCGTAGTAAAGATTTTTTGCTTCTTGTATAAAGTTTTCCTCATAGAAAGAACTTCCAACCTGCAATCCAAGGGCCTTAAAAAAGTTATTTGCCATCGCTCCACCGATGACTATGTTGTCCACTTTGTTTGCCAGGTTTTTTAATACAGAGAGCTTCGTGGATATTTTTTTACCACCGATTATTAAAGTTTGGGGCCTTCTATTTCCATTTAATGCGGTGTTTAGGTGCTGCATCTCATTTGCCACCAATAACCCTGGATAAGATGGAACGAATTCTGTTATAGCCTCAATTGAGGCGTGCCTTCTATGGCAACAGGAAAATGCATCGTTTACATAAATATCGCAAAATTTACTTAATTGCTTGGCAAAGCTTTTATCATTGCTTTCCTCTCCTTCATGAAACCTTAAATTTTCCAACAATGCTATTTCTGTGCTATGCAATTGCTTAATAATATCCACACTGTCTTGCGAGAAGATATCTGCTATAAACTTTACCGAAACATTATAATATGTTTCCAGATAGGGAATAAGCTTTCTTAAGGATAGCTTCGGATCAACTTTACCATTTGGTCTTCCGAAATGGCTTGCCAACACTATCTTAGCTCCACTTTGAGCCAGGTAATTAATGGTAGGAATAATGCTTGTGATTCTTGTGTCGTCAAGCAACGTCTCATTATCATCAAATGGTACATTAAGATCGCATCTTAGCAAAACTCTTCTGCCTGATAAATTGATGTTTTTTAGTTGTTTTAAGCTCTCTTCCTTCATACTAAAGTCCTGTTATTAAGTTTGCAACTTCCAACATTCTACAAGAAAATGCCCATTCATTATCGTACCAAGCCATAATTCTGCAGAATCTTTTGTTTAAAACTCTTGTTTCATTTATATCAAAAATCGCACTGGCAGTTGTATGATTGAAGTCTATGGATACAAGTTGTTCATCCACCACTTCAACTATGCCTTTATAAAGCAGTTTTGCCTCTTTTCTTACTATATCATTGATTTCTTCACTTGAAGTTTCTTTGCTTGCGTAAAAACTTAAGTCAATCATAGAAACGTTTGGGGTAGGGACTCTGATTGCCGCTCCATCAAGCTTTCCCTTTAAGCTTGGAAGGACCAAACCTATAGACTTTGCAGCGCCAGTTGTGGTTGGAATCATTGAAACAGCTGCTGCTCTTGCTCTTCTTAAGTCTGTATGTCCCCCATCTATAATTCTTTGGTCGTTTGTGTATGAATGGATGGTGGTCATAAAGCCACTCTCAATCCCCACTCCGCTATCAAGGATTTTTGCAATAGGTGCCAAACAATTTGTTGTACATGAACCGACAGATATTATTTCATCATCAGACGTAATATCCTGATGATTAACCCCCATAACAATGGTTTTGTCAGCTTCTTTACAGGGTGCAGAAACAAGTACTTTCCTTGCACCCTGCTTGATGTGTTGGTAAGATTTATCTCTGTTAGTAAAATTTCCTGTACATTCTAATACTACATCCACACCGTATTGCTCCCAATTGATTGATTCTATATTTCTTTGAGTCAACAATTTAACCCTCTTACTTCCTACAAAAATCTGATCGTTCTCAATTTTTTCAACGCCGGAGAAATGACCATGCACAGAGTCATGGCGAAGCAGGTGGATCTTGGACTCTATGTTAGATTCTCCCAAATTAACAGCAACCAAGTTAAAGTTCTCATAATCCTCCTCAAAATACCGTCTGAATAAATTTTTTCCTATCCTACCAAGTCCGTTAATAGCAACGTTTTTTTTGCGCATGAATGCAACTTTATTTTGTTTTACGCTTAAGAATTTAAATGTTAACTTCCAGTATGGCAAGTAAGGATTTTAATTATTTTTACAAAAATTACAATGAAAGCGGGT from Candidatus Bandiella woodruffii encodes:
- a CDS encoding IS1 family transposase, producing the protein MWTAVDRDRFKTVAFKVGSGDKENYVDLARELGEKYQIRYMCTDGYEVYCHYKIAQIHLQTKSETCLVESFNSSLRDMLARLNRKTKRFSKCSEMLRLSLVLFFNKALALSIYL
- the ccmC gene encoding heme ABC transporter permease CcmC; this encodes MLKFFNKHFLKTLVITFGLSSILFAYALYIIFFDSPDDYLQGSLVKILYLHVPSAWLAVAFYFFLGAFSLLFLIFRNPVYDITAKSSAYVSIYLTICTLLTGAIWGKPAWGTWWIWDARLTSMLILFCFELLYFMMRHSFQNELRAAKVSAVLAIFGLLDLPIIKFSVDLWATLHQKSSVLTFNGPKIHASMLFPLSITFLAIFFLAISIIMVIIQSEMVVRKARNASFKGKIF
- the ccoP gene encoding cytochrome-c oxidase, cbb3-type subunit III, with amino-acid sequence MRKEEKEETKTTGHEWDGIKEYDTPDPFWLRLFFYGSLFFALGYWLLYPAWPVPNSGGILGWSSGGEVDEKLKDLEKVRFKYQEQFNKSSFEEVLKDKKLTKFAMAGGKSAFENNCVVCHGAGGGGNIGYPSLASGAWMWGGEIDDIYTTIKYGIRSNHDDTRDSAMAAFGKDKILTPKQIDSLTKYVMNLNNNSYSDDDANALFQQNCSSCHGADASGLKEFGAPNLRDAIWLYGKDYNTIYDVIYNGRAGVMPYWQGKLSDPTIRQLAIYVNQLSGGSD
- a CDS encoding cbb3-type cytochrome oxidase subunit 3, coding for MREILYIKIGTLIFLSFSIVVLLGWLYRPKSKKLYEKLSRIPINKDEAKK
- the ccoO gene encoding cytochrome-c oxidase, cbb3-type subunit II; translation: MNGFHSKIEKSIFILLVLTIFVTSIGAIIQIFPLFKKEVEAQETQKLRPYTPLELQGFFIYKREGCYGCHSQQIRRLSDEVERYGHYSLAAESMYDFPFTWGSKRTGPDLARVGEKYSDDWHTEHLFNPRSLVPESIMPSYPFLLTKKLNTSNLKEKMSTLKLIGVPYSDKDIDASEVDIQVQLGINQDAEALADFQKRYSDKVSIRKFNRKTDEITEMDALVAYLQGLGNKIEITSNK
- the ccoN gene encoding cytochrome-c oxidase, cbb3-type subunit I; protein product: MSSVDYDYKNLKLFTLASLFWGVVGMGAGVFIAFQLFYPELNFGIEWTTFGRLRPVHTSGVIFAFGGNVLLATSLYVVQRTSQTKIYAPKLVTFIFYAYQLFILLAASGYVMGITQGKEYAEPEWYADILLTIVWVSYLFVFIMTLKNRKEPHIYVANWFFLAFIIVVAVLHLGNNISIPVSITSSESVSYFSGVQSAMIQWWYGHNAVGFWLTAGFIGIMYYFVPKRANRPVYSYRLSILHFWALLFLYIWAGPHHLHYTSLPDWVQTLGMTMSIILWIPSWGGMVNGIMTLSGAWHKLREDPVLRFLIIAVAFYGMSTFEGPVMSIKSVNALSHYTEWTVSHVHSGALGWVALISFGALYHMIPDLWGKKEMYSVKLISIHLWLSTIGIVLYITSMWTAGIAQGLMWRSYDDMGFLQYSFIEVVKALAPFYLIRAIGGLFFWSGTFVMIYNTYMTIYRTKE
- the ftsH gene encoding ATP-dependent zinc metalloprotease FtsH; the protein is MKDFKNNFNSNITKWIGVVFVIIMVYSLIDVVGVTGKKLIFSDFLNKVANKEVKEVNIRGNNIDGIFYSGESFVTLAPKEYSQLVDDLRSNDVKINIMPLESTLGSIVGVLFSWFPVLLLVGVWMYFMKSMQNPGEKAMGFGKSKAKLTQDHGKKITFADVAGVDEAKEELKEVVDFLKNPAKFSKLGGKIPKGCLLIGSPGTGKTLLAKAVAGEAGVPFFTISGSDFVEMFVGVGASRVRDMFVQAKKHAPCIVFIDEIDAVGRHRGAGLGGGNDEREQTLNQLLVEMDGFADNQGIIVVAATNRPDVLDPALLRPGRFDRQITVPIPDVRGREQILQVHIKNVPTAPDVNVSIIARGTPGFSGADLANLINEAALAAARLDRNVVTMEELEHAKDKVMMGAERRSMVMSETEKEITAYHEGGHALIGLSMPESDPIHKATIIPRGRALGMVMQLPEGDRLSYSKQRLETKLAILMGGRVAEEVIFGKEKVTTGASNDIKVATEIARNMVTKWGLSDEIGPIMIGNDKEEVFLGYSAGKESGISDQLAEKVDHEINKLLTHAYSTAQDIVTKNKDKLHNLAKQLIKYETLTGEEIQGLLVGKEINRSSDINKSSDFGTSSIPSSRSDTSGSVVSQDVKYT
- a CDS encoding pyruvate, water dikinase regulatory protein; its protein translation is MQQPTLNLYMVSDSSGETVIAVSKAATSQFENIEIKEYMWPLVRVKSQINQLIESIKKKPGLVIYTIINKDLRDYLKARCQETNTKCISPIGNIISEISSYCGIAASKKNPEKEIFDDESYFKKIEAINFTVNHDDGQLSQNFNEADILIMGVSRTSKSPTSLYLAQRGYKVANWPVINGIDYNLSQINNPLVVGLTISVDRLIQIRQFRLISKDIKHCNNEYTDALVAKEELKYANKIFRHHNIPVIDVTSKAIEEISAEIINLYFTKKGEHLVRIS
- the queF gene encoding NADPH-dependent 7-cyano-7-deazaguanine reductase QueF (Catalyzes the NADPH-dependent reduction of 7-cyano-7-deazaguanine (preQ0) to 7-aminomethyl-7-deazaguanine (preQ1) in queuosine biosynthesis), whose protein sequence is MTSYRGTFLGKKSEYTELYDNSLLFPISRTLKRNELGMSANTPVFGHDVWNAYEISWLRSDGRPEVSMAEIIYSAQSEFIIESKSLKLYLNSFNGTVFTSPQHVKDTIQKDMSDKLNTDVQVKLIPLETKVTYMTPPGVSIDDFYSNAVENKKLAAIEGTRVFKEKLFTNLLKSNCPVTMQPDWGTLMLTYSGNKINYASLLNYIISLRGLNEFHEQCIEKIYMDIYHTCKPEYLEVYARYTRRGGVDINPYRCSEKSEAPLNYRVQRQ
- the queC gene encoding 7-cyano-7-deazaguanine synthase QueC, whose translation is MKKAVVLLSGGLDSSTTLAIVKERGYEPCCISFDYGQKQVVELEAAKKVKALIAPEAQHKIITIDLKTFGNSALTDDIKVPINRTQEEILSGITSTYVPARNTIFLSYSLAYAEVLPADDIFIGANILDYSGYPDCRPAYIEAYNRMANLALARSTQRGGAVIKIHAPLLQLNKAQIIQEGLRLGVDYSLTSSCYNPNIEGVACGQCDACQLRINAFTDIGLRDPIKYTDSYTYLAL
- a CDS encoding phosphoglycerate kinase; protein product: MKEESLKQLKNINLSGRRVLLRCDLNVPFDDNETLLDDTRITSIIPTINYLAQSGAKIVLASHFGRPNGKVDPKLSLRKLIPYLETYYNVSVKFIADIFSQDSVDIIKQLHSTEIALLENLRFHEGEESNDKSFAKQLSKFCDIYVNDAFSCCHRRHASIEAITEFVPSYPGLLVANEMQHLNTALNGNRRPQTLIIGGKKISTKLSVLKNLANKVDNIVIGGAMANNFFKALGLQVGSSFYEENFIQEAKNLYYEYQDKIVLPTDFVGKNSANKLFIKQLADISGDDCVLDIGPNSCEKIHNILKSSKVVVWNGPIGFYEEPQYAVSSLYIARAIAYLTKIDGLISIIGGGDAAAVAKMSGLKSDFSYISTGGGAFLELLEKGNLIGLTHLREKKI
- the gap gene encoding type I glyceraldehyde-3-phosphate dehydrogenase → MRKKNVAINGLGRIGKNLFRRYFEEDYENFNLVAVNLGESNIESKIHLLRHDSVHGHFSGVEKIENDQIFVGSKRVKLLTQRNIESINWEQYGVDVVLECTGNFTNRDKSYQHIKQGARKVLVSAPCKEADKTIVMGVNHQDITSDDEIISVGSCTTNCLAPIAKILDSGVGIESGFMTTIHSYTNDQRIIDGGHTDLRRARAAAVSMIPTTTGAAKSIGLVLPSLKGKLDGAAIRVPTPNVSMIDLSFYASKETSSEEINDIVRKEAKLLYKGIVEVVDEQLVSIDFNHTTASAIFDINETRVLNKRFCRIMAWYDNEWAFSCRMLEVANLITGL